A window of Sander vitreus isolate 19-12246 chromosome 18, sanVit1, whole genome shotgun sequence contains these coding sequences:
- the vrtn gene encoding vertnin, whose amino-acid sequence MIQRKEVVLSVLGELQEATESSGLDALTRVALEVDQILAPFQLPETPCQDFPEWAGVDNSAHGLYPPDAPMGLLPLNCKGEGNRLFNAVSMLLVGNTGLSLELQVRTVVEMVLWKRYYLSGMIDSKMMLQAVRFSLCAEESEDMLNLPVTVLEAIFDADVKASCFPGSYANMWHVYALSSVLQFNIYSIYPKFNLKIRPYFNRVIRPRPWPKDCEPLTLHIMWSGELQSESLFRPNHFVALVQTSDLTFGSPDSQQRVSQTKSEDLLNRDLQLSYPGLKDKYNITKRTFYRWKRQTQEHCKKSAARYEAKYFLQACYLEGKLIPLHQFKEFFPEISRSSYYNWKQELLKTGGNFSTSSSAGEISPGESTEQETWSSPEAKQDEPDHNDSVASMFGLSLGKLDLERAQTVAHMQEAKRCLQNCIAMNASLPFRIFKRNFPGISRSTYYNWRREAMLFNGGYKGSVGSSEDSSDADKSHSPKSLSPVLPHTNQLFAPRRRICGQKHKSFMLAYISKKQLRDAAKLHVQKFKWSLMKFKLKFPTMSACFFWLWRSSRHRKKKIVTQSVEINLPESLESTAPENKIMERWMDSQHVLPFVESSKHLESSPMPLFHAPHPKHTIHSKAPIDEQVFAMDVVALANFKAKAKLFLQQRFEEKSFPTFKEFRSYFPFTPRSTYYMWKRALHHGVSLVHG is encoded by the exons ATGATTCAGAGGAAGGAGGTGGTGTTGTCTGTTCTGGGGGAGCTCCAGGAGGCCACAGAGAGCTCCGGCCTGGACGCTCTGACCCGAGTGGCCCTGGAGGTGGACCAGATCCTTGCTCCCTTCCAGCTCCCGGAGACCCCCTGTCAGGATTTTCCCGAGTGGGCAGGTGTGGATAACTCGGCTCACGGCCTGTACCCACCCGATGCACCCATGGGCCTCTTGCCTTTAAACTGTAAGGGGGAGGGCAACCGGCTGTTTAATGCAGTAAGCATGCTGTTAGTGGGCAACACTGGCCTTAGCTTGGAGCTACAG GTCCGAACAGTAGTGGAAATGGTGCTGTGGAAGAGATACTACCTGTCTGGAATGATCGACTCAAAAATGATGCTTCAGGCTGTTCGCTTCAGCCTCTGTGCCGAAGAGTCTGAGGACATGCTCAACCTGCCTGTAACAGTCCTGGAGGCCATCTTCGATGCCGACGTCAAAGCGTCCTGCTTCCCCGGCTCCTATGCCAACATGTGGCACGTGTACGCACTTTCATCAGTCTTACAGTTTAACATCTACTCCATCTATCCCAAGTTCAACCTTAAGATCCGGCCCTATTTCAACCGCGTCATACGTCCAAGGCCGTGGCCTAAAGACTGTGAGCCGCTAACCCTCCACATCATGTGGTCTGGAGAGCTGCAGTCTGAGTCATTGTTCAGGCCGAACCACTTTGTGGCACTAGTCCAGACAAGTGACCTCACGTTCGGAAGCCCTGACAGCCAGCAGAGGGTGTCTCAGACAAAGAGCGAGGACCTGCTGAACCGGGACCTGCAGCTTTCCTACCCGGGTTTAAAGGACAAGTACAACATCACCAAGAGGACCTTCTACCGCTGGAAGAGGCAGACTCAGGAGCACTGCAAAAAGTCAGCAGCCAGGTACGAGGCAAAGTATTTCCTGCAGGCCTGCTACTTGGAGGGCAAGCTCATCCCTCTGCACCAGTTTAAAGAGTTTTTCCCTGAGATCTCAAGGTCGTCGTACTACAACTGGAAGCAAGAGCTCCTGAAAACCGGAGGAAACTTCTCCACCTCATCATCCGCTGGAGAGATTAGTCCTGGAGAGAGCACGGAACAGGAGACCTGGTCTTCGCCTGAAGCGAAGCAGGATGAGCCAGACCATAATGACAGCGTGGCCAGCATGTTTGGCCTCAGCCTCGGCAAGCTGGACCTGGAGCGGGCCCAGACTGTAGCTCACATGCAGGAAGCTAAGCGCTGTCTGCAAAATTGCATCGCCATGAACGCCTCCCTCCCTTTCAGGATCTTCAAAAGAAATTTCCCAGGGATCTCCAGATCAACCTACTACAACTGGAGGAGAGAAGCCATGCTGTTCAACGGCGGTTACAAAGGCAGCGTTGGCAGCAGTGAGGACAGCTCAGATGCTGACAAGAGCCATAGTCCAAAAAGTCTGTCCCCAGTCCTGCCTCACACCAACCAGCTGTTTGCGCCCAGAAGGAGAATCTGTgggcaaaaacacaaaagtttCATGCTGGCGTACATCAGTAAAAAACAGCTCCGAGATGCTGCAAAGCTACATGTCCAGAAGTTCAAATGGTCCCTGATGAAGTTCAAGCTCAAGTTCCCAACCATGTCCGCTTGTTTCTTCTGGCTTTGGCGTAGCAGTCGGCACCGCAAGAAGAAGATCGTCACGCAGAGCGTAGAGATCAACCTTCCTGAGAGTCTGGAGAGCACTGCTCCAGAAAACAAGATTATGGAGAGGTGGATGGATAGTCAGCATGTGCTCCCATTTGTTGAGAGTTCCAAACATCTAGAAAGTTCCCCCATGCCCCTGTTTCATGCCCCACATCCAAAGCATACCATTCACAGCAAGGCGCCTATAGATGAGCAGGTGTTTGCGATGGATGTTGTGGCTCTGGCCAACTTCAAGGCCAAGGCCAAGCTGTTCCTGCAGCAACGCTTTGAGGAGAAATCCTTCCCCACGTTTAAAGAATTCAGGTCCTACTTCCCCTTCACGCCACGCTCAACGTACTACATGTGGAAGCGAGCTTTGCATCATGGGGTGTCGCTGGTTCATGGGTAA
- the LOC144533025 gene encoding mitochondrial basic amino acids transporter-like, with the protein MDFVAGCIGGAAGVLVGHPFDTVKVRLQVQSVEKPLYRGTYHCFQSIIRQETVFGLYKGIGSPMMGLTFINAIVFGVQGNTMRMLGQDTPMNQFLAGAAAGAIQCVICCPMELAKTRMQMQGTGEKKSSRKLYKNSLDCLARIYNREGLRGVNRGMVTTLIRETPGFGVYFLAYDVMTRSLGCEPDDRYMIPKLLFAGGMAGIASWLSTYPVDVIKSRLQADGVGGVNQYSGIADCVRQSIRREGYMVFTRGLTSTLLRAFPVNATTFATVTLILMYARGVEEGPKDCEQAQPSHHTQIQQQAQPSSL; encoded by the exons ATGGACTTCGTTGCTGGATGCATCGGAG GTGCTGCTGGAGTCTTGGTTGGACACCCATTTGACACAGTTAAG GTGAGACTGCAGGTCCAGAGTGTTGAGAAGCCTCTGTACCGTGGGACCTATCACTGTTTCCAGTCCATCATACGGCAGGAGACG GTATTTGGTTTGTACAAAGGCATCGGATCCCCCATGATGGGCCTTACATTCATCAATGCTATAGTGTTTGGTGTTCAGGGAAACACCATGCGGATGCTGGGACAGGACACGCCCATGAACCAGTTCCTTGCTGGTGCAGCAGCAGGTGCCATCCAGTGTGTCATCTGCTGCCCCATGGAGCTGGCTAAAACCCGCATGCAAATGCAGGGTACTGGGGAGAAGAAGTCTTCTAGGAAGTTGTACAAGAATTCCCTGGACTGCTTGGCACGCATCTACAATCGGGAGGGTCTGCGGGGCGTAAACAGAGGCATGGTCACGACATTAATCCGTGAGACACCTGGCTTTGGAGTGTATTTCCTGGCCTATGATGTGATGACGCGCAGCCTTGGCTGTGAGCCGGATGACCGCTACATGATCCCCAAACTGCTGTTTGCAGGGGGCATGGCTGGCATTGCCTCCTGGCTTTCCACCTACCCTGTGGATGTGATCAAATCGCGGCTGCAGGCAGACGGGGTGGGTGGAGTCAACCAGTACAGCGGCATCGCCGACTGTGTGCGACAGAGTATCAGGAGAGAGGGCTACATGGTGTTCACACGAGGCCTCACCTCCACGCTGCTACGGGCGTTCCCTGTGAACGCAACTACCTTTGCTACCGTCACCCTTATCCTCATGTACGCCCGGGGGGTGGAGGAGGGGCCTAAAGACTGTGAGCAGGCTCAGCCAAGCcaccacacacagatacagcagCAGGCCCAGCCCTCCAGCCTGTGA
- the slc25a47a gene encoding solute carrier family 25 member 47-A has product MHIADFVSGSFAGACGVVVGYPLDTVKVRIQTQTQFTGLWQCAAVTFSKEGVHGFFKGMSLPLTTISMTSSVVFGTYRNCLQCLSQARGAGCGPNTKLEVFLSGLVAGIAQTSVMSPGDIVKIRLQCQTESKRGETNMLKPRYRGPVHCLLSIIKDEGFMGLYRGALPLMLRDGPSFATYFLTYAIICEMLTDGSKKRPGWSGVMLAGGIGGMVGWTIGTPMDFIKARLQMDGAQQTKRYKGFFHCISEIARVEGAGVFFKSWGINCLRAFPVNMVVFVTYEVLNGFLQGRVLGFE; this is encoded by the exons ATGCATATCGCTGATTTTGTGTCTGGATCATTTGCAG GGGCATGTGGAGTTGTAGTGGGCTATCCTCTGGATACTGTCAAG GTCCGGATCCAAACCCAGACACAGTTCACTGGGTTATGGCAGTGTGCAGCGGTGACCTTTTCAAAAGAAGGG GTGCATGGCTTCTTCAAAGGAATGTCCTTACCCCTCACCACTATCTCCATGACTTCCTCTGTGGTGTTTGGCACATACAGGAACTGCCTGCAATGTCTGAGCCAGGCGCGAGGAGCTGGTTGTGGTCCTAACACCAAACTAGAAGTCTTTCTGTCTGGCTTGGTGGCAGGTATAGCTCAG ACGTCAGTGATGTCTCCAGGTGATATAGTGAAAATACGTCTGCAGTGTCAGACAGAGTCCAAGCGAGGAGAAACCAACATGCTCAAACCCAGGTACCGTGGTCCAGTTCACTGTCTGCTGAGCATTATCAAAGACGAGGGGTTCATGGGGCTCTACAGAGGAGCGCTCCCGCTAATGCTGAGAGACGGGCCGTCATTCGCCACATACTTCCTGACTTACGCAATCATCTGTGAAATGCTGACAGACGGCAGCAAGAAAAGACCAG GTTGGAGTGGTGTGATGCTGGCTGGTGGAATAGGAGGAATGGTAGGTTGGACTATAGGAACACCCATGGACTTCATCAAAGCCCGTCTGCAGATGGACGGAGCGCAGCAGACGAAGCGATACAAGGGTTTCTTTCACTGCATCTCTGAGATAGCGAGGGTGGAGGGAGCAGGGGTGTTCTTCAAGAGCTGGGGCATCAACTGTCTGCGTGCATTCCCCGTCAACATGGTGGTGTTTGTTACATACGAGGTTCTCAACGGTTTCCTCCAAGGAAGGGTTCTAGGGTTCGAATAG